A section of the Thermotoga caldifontis AZM44c09 genome encodes:
- a CDS encoding branched-chain amino acid ABC transporter permease → MRMRYIFIPAICVLCFVLPFFIDAYLVHVLTSIMIFLSLALSWDMMLRTGQLSFGIAGFFGLGAYASIIAVDDFSVHPMLSILVAAVFAALVAFALGWIVLRLREIYFAITTLALSSVFMIFARNLSDLTGGSAGKVLYESIFGGDPIRTYWLVLSVTLAVILLSEIFQRSRIRFAINSIRDDEISAKCSGVNIFKYLLFAFVLTSAIQGAVGALYAQQYAFVEPESTFSANFLLLPMSMALVGGIYSTIGPIIGALALGLASEYLKLLMPYGHLIIYGLILIVTILFLPRGVYGTITDRMVKKR, encoded by the coding sequence ATGAGAATGAGATACATCTTTATACCGGCGATATGCGTGCTGTGCTTTGTGCTGCCCTTTTTCATCGACGCCTATCTCGTGCACGTGCTCACCTCGATCATGATCTTCCTATCCTTGGCGTTGAGCTGGGACATGATGCTGCGCACGGGCCAGCTTTCTTTTGGAATAGCCGGTTTCTTTGGCCTTGGTGCCTACGCTTCGATCATAGCTGTTGACGATTTTTCCGTTCATCCGATGCTGAGCATCCTTGTTGCCGCAGTCTTTGCAGCCCTCGTGGCCTTCGCCCTCGGATGGATAGTACTGAGGCTCAGGGAGATCTACTTCGCCATAACGACACTCGCGCTTTCGAGCGTTTTCATGATCTTTGCGAGGAACCTGAGCGATCTCACCGGTGGTTCTGCGGGAAAGGTACTATACGAATCGATTTTTGGTGGAGATCCCATCAGAACTTACTGGCTCGTCCTTTCGGTGACACTCGCAGTGATCCTGCTATCGGAAATTTTTCAGAGAAGCAGGATTCGCTTCGCGATCAACTCCATAAGGGACGATGAAATCTCGGCGAAGTGTTCTGGTGTGAACATTTTCAAATATCTCCTGTTCGCCTTCGTGCTCACATCGGCCATTCAGGGTGCGGTTGGTGCACTTTACGCTCAACAGTACGCGTTCGTGGAACCAGAAAGCACTTTCTCCGCGAACTTTCTGTTGCTCCCGATGTCGATGGCGCTGGTTGGTGGTATCTATTCGACCATCGGCCCAATCATAGGTGCCCTCGCCCTCGGGCTGGCCTCAGAATACCTCAAGTTGCTCATGCCCTACGGGCATTTGATCATCTACGGTTTGATCCTCATCGTGACGATACTGTTTTTACCGAGAGGCGTCTACGGAACCATCACCGACAGAATGGTGAAGAAAAGGTAG
- a CDS encoding acetyl-CoA hydrolase/transferase family protein, producing the protein MDWREVYRRKLVDIDRVLDLVRSNQTIVVGMTPMEPKVFLRNLHRVADRVENVTVFTCLNMEEYPFYMSERYSKSFQNASWYFGASNRLAVKNNYGTVSYVPNNLHQAATNLLDSRDVDLFVGVASPMDKNGFLTLSASVVYEKDVMEKAKKVVLEVNSKAPRTHGDTQVHISEVDYVIEVDYDLPEAELVEPTDIESKIAHHVSELIEDGSTIQIGIGGIPNAVAKLLSSKRDLGVHTEMFTESMIDLFEMGVITNRKKSLWKGKFVCAFAFGTKRLYNFVDDNPSVMFLRGRYVNDPYVIAQNEKMVSINTALMVDLTGNVCSEALGTQHYSGTGGQLDTHRGAVKSKNGKGIIALRSTAKNGSVSTIVPLLPQGSPITVPRQELDYVVTEWGIAHVRGKTVRERTLELISIAHPDFREMLRFEAKKLGLI; encoded by the coding sequence ATGGACTGGCGAGAAGTTTACAGGAGGAAACTGGTCGACATCGACAGAGTGCTGGACCTCGTTCGGAGCAATCAGACGATAGTCGTCGGAATGACACCGATGGAACCCAAAGTCTTTCTGCGAAACCTTCACAGGGTCGCAGACAGGGTTGAGAACGTAACTGTGTTCACCTGTCTCAACATGGAGGAATATCCATTCTACATGAGTGAGAGATACAGCAAAAGTTTTCAGAACGCATCCTGGTACTTCGGTGCCTCGAACAGACTGGCTGTGAAGAACAACTACGGAACGGTCAGCTACGTTCCGAACAACCTCCATCAGGCAGCAACGAACCTTCTGGACAGCAGGGATGTCGATCTCTTCGTGGGCGTCGCTTCGCCCATGGACAAAAACGGTTTTCTCACACTGTCAGCATCGGTTGTCTACGAAAAGGATGTGATGGAGAAGGCTAAAAAGGTAGTGCTCGAGGTCAACAGTAAGGCACCGAGAACACATGGAGATACCCAGGTTCACATCAGCGAGGTAGACTACGTGATCGAAGTCGATTACGACTTGCCGGAGGCTGAACTCGTTGAGCCAACGGACATTGAATCGAAGATTGCGCATCATGTCAGTGAATTGATCGAAGATGGTTCCACTATCCAGATAGGCATCGGCGGGATACCAAACGCCGTTGCCAAATTGCTTTCCAGCAAAAGGGATCTTGGTGTTCACACGGAGATGTTCACCGAGTCCATGATAGACCTCTTCGAAATGGGGGTGATAACGAACAGAAAGAAGAGTTTGTGGAAAGGCAAGTTCGTCTGTGCGTTCGCTTTCGGCACGAAGAGGCTCTACAACTTCGTGGACGACAATCCTTCGGTGATGTTCCTGCGTGGAAGGTACGTGAACGATCCGTACGTGATCGCACAGAACGAAAAGATGGTGAGCATCAACACGGCGCTCATGGTGGATCTGACAGGAAACGTCTGCTCCGAAGCTTTAGGCACACAGCACTACAGCGGGACCGGCGGACAGCTCGATACCCACAGAGGAGCGGTGAAGAGTAAAAACGGTAAAGGTATCATCGCTTTGAGATCGACCGCGAAGAACGGCAGCGTTTCAACGATCGTGCCGCTCTTGCCGCAGGGTTCTCCCATCACCGTTCCCAGGCAAGAGCTGGACTACGTTGTCACCGAATGGGGCATCGCGCACGTCAGGGGAAAAACCGTGAGGGAAAGAACCTTAGAACTCATCTCCATCGCTCATCCAGATTTCAGGGAAATGCTGCGGTTCGAAGCCAAAAAACTGGGTTTAATCTGA
- a CDS encoding ABC transporter ATP-binding protein, giving the protein MLLRTQRLTKSFGGLVAVKQVDLQIESGEILGIIGPNGAGKTTLTNLISGVFYPNEGRIYFEEKDITFIPAHLRARMGIARTFQLVRPLRDFTAFENVMVSCLFAKGDSLRQARESARKICDMVGLENPDRRLDRLTVFELKKLEIARALGCQPKLLILDEVMAGLNFEEMQSVVALVKSLRERQITICVIEHVMSVISQLTDRVVVLDRGEVIAEGPYEKVAHDPKVISAYLGEEA; this is encoded by the coding sequence GTGCTTTTGAGAACGCAGCGATTGACAAAGAGTTTCGGAGGTTTAGTGGCTGTCAAGCAGGTAGATCTTCAGATCGAATCGGGTGAGATACTGGGCATCATAGGCCCAAACGGGGCAGGCAAAACCACGCTGACAAATCTCATATCGGGTGTCTTCTATCCGAACGAGGGGCGTATCTATTTCGAAGAGAAGGACATCACCTTCATACCAGCCCACCTGCGGGCACGCATGGGCATAGCGAGAACCTTTCAGCTCGTGCGGCCGTTGAGGGATTTCACCGCTTTCGAAAACGTTATGGTTTCCTGCTTGTTTGCGAAAGGCGATTCTTTGCGGCAGGCGCGTGAGTCAGCGAGGAAGATATGTGACATGGTGGGTCTTGAAAATCCCGATAGACGTCTGGACAGGCTCACTGTGTTCGAGCTGAAAAAACTTGAAATTGCGAGGGCGCTCGGTTGTCAACCCAAGTTATTGATTCTCGACGAGGTCATGGCTGGCCTAAACTTCGAAGAGATGCAGAGTGTGGTAGCTCTGGTGAAATCTCTGAGGGAGAGACAGATAACGATCTGTGTGATCGAACACGTGATGAGCGTGATAAGTCAGCTCACGGATCGGGTGGTGGTCCTCGACAGAGGCGAGGTCATCGCTGAGGGTCCCTACGAGAAAGTGGCTCACGATCCAAAAGTCATCAGCGCCTATCTCGGGGAGGAAGCGTGA
- a CDS encoding ABC transporter ATP-binding protein, whose protein sequence is MLKIEGLNAAYGRIRVLWDVFLEVNEKEAVGLFGPNGAGKTTLVNCVVGLLRPMSGRIIFQGRDITGMETHEIVKLGISLVPQERELFPGMTVEENLRAGANYIPHARARMNEAFDLVFTLFPILKERSRQKVGTMSGGQQRMVAVARALMSFPKLLILDEPSVGLQPSIVSELFSKLREIKDYGVSILLIEQNVKQGLKVVERGYVLENGRIVLQDSSVNLMNHGHVKKAYLGL, encoded by the coding sequence ATGTTGAAGATAGAAGGTCTGAACGCCGCTTACGGGAGGATACGGGTTCTCTGGGACGTTTTTCTCGAGGTGAACGAAAAGGAGGCTGTTGGACTGTTCGGTCCCAACGGGGCCGGTAAAACTACCCTCGTGAACTGTGTTGTTGGACTTCTGAGGCCGATGTCCGGGAGGATCATCTTTCAGGGAAGGGATATAACTGGCATGGAAACGCACGAAATCGTCAAACTTGGAATCTCTCTGGTACCGCAGGAGCGTGAACTTTTTCCCGGAATGACGGTTGAGGAAAATCTGAGGGCTGGGGCGAACTACATTCCGCATGCGCGTGCGAGGATGAACGAAGCCTTCGATCTGGTGTTCACACTGTTTCCGATCTTGAAGGAGAGGTCCAGACAGAAAGTTGGCACGATGAGTGGTGGACAACAGAGAATGGTTGCCGTTGCGAGGGCTTTGATGTCATTTCCAAAGCTGTTGATACTCGACGAACCTTCCGTTGGTCTACAGCCTTCCATCGTGTCGGAACTGTTTTCGAAATTGCGTGAGATAAAAGATTATGGGGTTTCGATCCTTCTCATAGAACAGAACGTCAAACAGGGTTTAAAGGTTGTTGAGAGAGGCTACGTTCTTGAAAACGGTAGAATAGTGTTGCAGGACTCTTCTGTCAATTTGATGAATCACGGTCATGTTAAGAAAGCCTATCTCGGTCTGTAG
- a CDS encoding 3-oxoacyl-ACP synthase — translation MQDHVGIAGMGTYLPKRYLSAKELASLIGIDEKVIVEKFGIKGKYVPAEDDTTSHMGIMAAREAIKNARIDPEEIDVVIWNGAQHKDYPCWLACTKVAHEIGAKRAWAFDMEAMCGSMIVGLQVARSIMLSERNVNTVLLVSGYRNVDLVNHSYKPTSFMFDIGASGAAVVLRKNLGQNVLLGVSSIVDGSFAEDCIVPVGGTKKWPMKPEDLDEYYFHLVDPESFKERLNSVTLKNFYSVIDDALMKSGFSRKDISYLAILHFKRSAHLEVLAELGLREDQSFYLEDYGHMGQNDQIFSLQEGLKRGRIKDGDVIVLVGAGVGWTWNAAVLRWGKMRQPIMW, via the coding sequence ATGCAGGATCACGTGGGTATAGCCGGGATGGGAACGTACCTTCCGAAACGGTATTTGAGTGCGAAAGAACTGGCTTCCTTGATCGGTATAGACGAAAAAGTTATCGTAGAAAAGTTCGGAATCAAAGGCAAGTATGTTCCAGCGGAGGATGACACTACGAGCCATATGGGCATCATGGCCGCAAGGGAGGCGATCAAAAACGCGCGAATCGATCCGGAGGAAATCGATGTTGTTATCTGGAACGGCGCGCAGCACAAAGATTATCCGTGCTGGCTCGCCTGTACTAAGGTTGCCCATGAAATCGGTGCGAAGCGCGCCTGGGCTTTCGACATGGAAGCGATGTGCGGTTCGATGATTGTGGGACTTCAAGTGGCGAGGTCCATCATGCTGAGTGAGAGGAACGTGAACACGGTTTTGCTGGTGAGCGGTTATCGAAACGTCGATCTGGTGAATCATTCGTACAAACCAACCTCCTTCATGTTCGACATAGGTGCCAGCGGAGCGGCCGTGGTCCTCAGGAAGAATCTGGGTCAGAACGTCCTTCTGGGCGTCTCGAGCATCGTTGACGGATCTTTCGCGGAAGACTGTATCGTACCGGTCGGAGGCACCAAAAAGTGGCCGATGAAGCCTGAAGATCTCGACGAGTATTATTTTCATCTCGTGGATCCTGAATCATTCAAAGAGAGATTGAACAGCGTCACGTTGAAAAACTTCTATTCGGTAATAGACGACGCTCTGATGAAGAGCGGCTTTTCCCGCAAAGACATATCGTACCTCGCCATACTCCATTTCAAGAGATCGGCACACCTCGAGGTGCTGGCTGAACTCGGTCTGAGGGAGGATCAGTCTTTCTACCTCGAAGATTACGGTCACATGGGACAGAACGATCAGATCTTTTCGTTGCAGGAAGGTTTGAAACGCGGAAGGATCAAAGATGGAGACGTGATCGTCCTGGTGGGAGCGGGCGTGGGCTGGACGTGGAACGCGGCGGTGCTGAGATGGGGAAAGATGAGGCAGCCCATCATGTGGTGA
- the fabG gene encoding 3-oxoacyl-[acyl-carrier-protein] reductase: MRLEGKVCIITGAASGIGRAASLLFAKEGATVCACDVSEQALNKLVEDAKGLPGSIDPYVLDVTNREQVFKTVEQIATKYGKIDVLVNNAGITRDALLVKMTEEEWDAVINVNLKGVFNMTQAVAPYMIKAQKGSIINTSSVVGIYGNIGQTNYAATKGGVIAMTKTWAKELARKGAQIRVNAVAPGFIRTPMTEKVPEKVIEAVLSRTPLGRMGEPEEVAYVYLFLASDESSFVTGQVIGVDGGLTF; this comes from the coding sequence ATGAGGCTGGAAGGGAAAGTGTGCATCATCACGGGTGCGGCGAGCGGGATTGGCAGAGCGGCAAGCTTGCTGTTCGCCAAAGAGGGAGCAACTGTCTGCGCGTGTGACGTGTCCGAACAGGCGTTGAACAAACTCGTCGAGGATGCGAAAGGTCTTCCCGGTTCCATCGATCCCTACGTGCTCGACGTGACGAACAGGGAGCAGGTCTTCAAAACCGTGGAGCAGATCGCGACGAAGTACGGGAAGATCGATGTTCTCGTGAACAACGCGGGAATAACCAGAGACGCTCTGCTCGTCAAGATGACCGAAGAAGAATGGGACGCGGTGATCAACGTCAATCTGAAAGGCGTTTTCAACATGACACAGGCGGTCGCACCGTACATGATCAAGGCTCAGAAAGGTTCGATCATCAACACTTCTTCCGTCGTGGGCATCTATGGAAACATCGGTCAGACCAACTACGCTGCTACAAAGGGTGGAGTCATAGCCATGACGAAGACATGGGCGAAGGAGCTCGCGCGCAAAGGCGCGCAGATAAGGGTGAACGCGGTCGCACCTGGATTCATAAGAACGCCCATGACAGAGAAGGTTCCCGAAAAGGTCATCGAAGCCGTGCTGAGCAGAACTCCGCTGGGGCGCATGGGTGAACCCGAAGAAGTGGCGTACGTCTATCTGTTCCTGGCGAGCGATGAATCGTCCTTCGTCACGGGTCAGGTGATAGGTGTCGACGGGGGTCTAACGTTCTGA
- a CDS encoding branched-chain amino acid ABC transporter permease has protein sequence MDKKTIGYIVLVVVLLLVALLRPYAFFYGLQRGSLYGLVALPLALILGIVGLLNLAHGEFLTLSLYLTYVLFDKFGVDPAASSLLTFPILFAFGLLVYKLVIERSLKFHHLNLLLLTFGVSIVMVESFNILWTSRPRNIYTPYATTSIRVFGIHVGAYEFVYTLLAFLVLVGLLVFLKKTRLGQAAYAVGQNPKGAALVGINVKLVYAFVFGLSAALVALAGSFLSVRSSIFPHVGGPFTMKSFSLTAMAGLGNLFGIVLAGIVLAIAEEVVKSIPGYAGWADLVFFAVLIIAIVVRAFGRREG, from the coding sequence GTGGACAAGAAAACGATCGGCTACATAGTTTTAGTTGTTGTGCTTCTCCTCGTTGCGTTGTTGAGACCGTACGCTTTTTTCTACGGCTTGCAGAGGGGCAGTCTCTACGGTTTGGTCGCTTTACCCCTGGCGCTCATACTCGGCATCGTTGGGCTCTTGAACTTAGCCCATGGTGAATTTTTGACGCTGTCACTTTACCTCACTTACGTTCTTTTCGACAAGTTTGGAGTGGACCCAGCTGCTTCTTCTCTGTTAACGTTTCCCATCCTCTTTGCTTTCGGGCTGCTCGTGTACAAACTTGTCATAGAGAGGTCTTTGAAATTCCACCATCTCAACCTTCTGCTCTTAACGTTCGGCGTCTCCATAGTCATGGTCGAATCGTTCAACATCCTGTGGACCTCCAGACCCAGGAACATATACACACCTTACGCGACGACATCGATCAGAGTTTTTGGCATCCACGTGGGCGCGTACGAGTTCGTATACACACTCTTGGCGTTCCTCGTGCTGGTAGGATTGCTCGTTTTCTTGAAGAAGACACGGTTGGGTCAGGCAGCTTACGCTGTTGGACAGAACCCGAAAGGTGCAGCCCTGGTGGGTATCAACGTTAAACTGGTGTACGCGTTCGTGTTCGGTCTTTCGGCGGCACTGGTGGCACTCGCAGGATCATTCCTGTCTGTGAGGAGTTCCATCTTCCCGCACGTCGGGGGACCATTCACGATGAAATCTTTCAGCTTGACGGCGATGGCGGGCCTGGGGAATCTCTTCGGTATAGTGCTTGCCGGTATTGTGCTCGCGATCGCTGAGGAAGTCGTGAAATCCATACCGGGTTACGCGGGCTGGGCAGACCTGGTGTTCTTCGCTGTGCTAATAATCGCGATCGTCGTAAGGGCTTTTGGGAGGAGAGAAGGATGA
- a CDS encoding TetR/AcrR family transcriptional regulator, giving the protein MRRDPKRSDGKKTFSDLLGSALELFAVHGYHAVSVPMISKKAGVKPPTFYQYFNSKESIHERLIQEAFNLFVGSMSTINDENPRSLVETFIRAYAAFFSNHFQHFRILHEAVYLKRNLKRKLDQVLRTRVVEKLLPNIEEKEKRVATWFVTGPIRFACIFRSLVGERTIEETMVEDFVELITSGIDPDDHVLDSRVFNVDVKPLTVETSSTKARLLQAAERLFGKYGYRNTMVSDITKLANVAAGTFYVYFQSKESILEELVMSTNRNLRLTIASAIKGFTDRRDAEIAGYNAFLKFFLNHPSMYSVVRQAEFFNSSISRMYYEKIFNSYLSPLNKAIELNMIRPLRATNLAVALMGIGHFMGEDLVVYSKTSPSQINDYLFLLARYLFKGLGSEKARTSNSVQ; this is encoded by the coding sequence TTGAGGAGAGATCCGAAACGCTCGGATGGGAAGAAAACCTTCTCCGACTTGCTCGGCTCGGCCTTGGAACTTTTCGCAGTGCACGGTTATCACGCCGTCTCTGTTCCCATGATTTCTAAGAAGGCAGGTGTGAAGCCTCCAACCTTCTACCAGTATTTCAACAGCAAAGAGAGCATTCACGAAAGGTTGATCCAGGAAGCGTTCAACCTCTTTGTGGGCAGCATGAGTACCATCAACGATGAAAATCCCAGATCACTCGTTGAAACTTTCATAAGGGCGTACGCCGCGTTCTTTTCAAACCACTTTCAGCATTTCCGCATCCTCCACGAAGCCGTCTATCTGAAGAGGAACCTCAAAAGAAAACTCGATCAAGTTCTGAGGACCAGAGTTGTGGAAAAACTCCTGCCGAACATCGAAGAGAAAGAAAAAAGGGTGGCCACTTGGTTCGTCACAGGTCCGATCAGATTCGCGTGCATATTCAGATCTCTTGTGGGAGAGCGGACGATCGAAGAAACGATGGTGGAAGACTTCGTTGAGCTCATCACCAGCGGCATCGATCCGGACGATCACGTTTTAGACAGCCGTGTTTTCAATGTGGATGTGAAACCTCTCACCGTTGAAACCAGTTCAACCAAAGCACGCTTGCTTCAGGCTGCCGAAAGGCTCTTCGGAAAGTACGGATATCGGAACACGATGGTGAGTGACATCACAAAATTGGCGAACGTTGCGGCTGGCACTTTCTACGTGTACTTTCAGAGTAAGGAATCCATACTCGAAGAGCTCGTGATGTCCACGAACAGGAACCTGAGGCTCACCATCGCGAGTGCGATAAAAGGTTTCACCGACAGGCGTGACGCCGAGATAGCGGGTTACAACGCGTTCCTGAAGTTCTTCCTGAACCATCCCAGCATGTATTCGGTTGTCAGGCAGGCTGAGTTTTTCAACTCCAGCATCTCGCGGATGTACTACGAGAAAATCTTCAACAGTTACCTTTCACCCCTGAACAAGGCGATCGAACTGAACATGATCAGACCCCTCAGAGCCACAAATCTTGCGGTTGCGCTCATGGGCATTGGCCATTTCATGGGAGAAGACCTCGTCGTCTACAGCAAGACGTCCCCGTCCCAGATCAACGATTATCTCTTCCTCCTCGCGCGCTACCTCTTCAAGGGCTTAGGGTCAGAGAAAGCGAGAACGAGCAACAGCGTGCAATAA
- a CDS encoding B12-binding domain-containing radical SAM protein: MRRPRDSKDLKEQSIVAHLRAGEKYIEEVNMKGDVMVALIYPNTYDLAVSSLGFNLAWKRLNQVRRLRCERFVYDESFERFYSLDSQTPLDQFKVWAFSLHFENDVLNVVKLLLKKAVPLKNLDRSDLHPVVLFGGALTYVDLPLIRKIADVILHGDIEPMLPHLEEAFQSTDRSSLLHAFAKLPFASVPALGKGYEGISQCHGLDLHVPVSPLISSRGDFAGRLLVEIERGCIHRCAYCMMGKLKKPARFLSLEKVSDVLRRHNSVGLIASNVTDYPWLGELIDLLERSSVSVSVSSLRLDRLSERFLNFLRRHQNSFTVALESASERLRNVLKKDLSDAQIEKALLMARKAGFEEIKVYFMFGFDEETDHDLRAIGDVARHILELGFRTVKFSINPFVPKRGTEMGERQMQDERTLKEKMKIISSSLPKDVKATFESLKQSKIQYIINSMGEDCAEEFLTRVQQFSEGKIDKIVFEVATF, translated from the coding sequence TTGAGAAGACCACGTGATTCGAAGGATTTGAAGGAACAGAGCATCGTTGCACACCTCAGAGCCGGTGAGAAATATATTGAAGAGGTCAACATGAAGGGCGACGTGATGGTCGCCCTTATTTATCCAAACACGTACGACCTTGCAGTTTCCAGCCTCGGGTTCAACCTCGCGTGGAAACGCCTCAACCAAGTCAGACGGCTTCGCTGCGAGCGGTTCGTTTACGACGAGAGTTTCGAAAGGTTCTACTCGCTCGACAGTCAAACGCCATTGGACCAGTTCAAGGTCTGGGCATTCTCGCTTCACTTCGAGAACGATGTTCTCAACGTTGTAAAACTCCTCCTGAAGAAAGCTGTACCGCTGAAAAATCTGGATCGATCCGATCTGCATCCCGTTGTTCTGTTTGGAGGAGCACTCACGTACGTCGATTTGCCCCTGATCCGCAAGATCGCCGATGTGATACTCCATGGCGACATCGAACCGATGCTGCCCCACCTCGAAGAAGCGTTCCAGAGCACCGACAGGTCATCACTTCTACACGCCTTCGCGAAACTTCCTTTTGCCAGCGTGCCGGCACTGGGTAAAGGGTACGAGGGAATCTCCCAGTGCCATGGACTCGACCTCCATGTCCCTGTTTCTCCGCTGATCTCTTCACGCGGTGACTTCGCGGGTAGACTTCTGGTTGAGATAGAGAGGGGCTGCATTCACAGATGTGCCTACTGCATGATGGGCAAATTGAAGAAGCCCGCCAGGTTCTTGAGCTTGGAAAAGGTATCTGACGTTTTGCGCAGACACAATTCTGTGGGGCTGATCGCCTCGAACGTGACCGATTATCCCTGGCTGGGAGAACTCATCGATCTGCTCGAACGTTCCAGCGTATCGGTTTCCGTTTCGTCGCTCAGACTGGACCGACTGAGCGAGAGGTTCTTGAATTTTTTGAGAAGGCACCAGAACAGCTTCACCGTCGCTCTGGAAAGTGCGAGTGAGAGGTTGAGGAACGTTCTGAAGAAAGACCTGTCTGATGCACAGATCGAAAAGGCCCTGCTCATGGCAAGGAAGGCTGGTTTCGAAGAGATCAAGGTCTATTTCATGTTCGGTTTCGACGAGGAAACCGACCACGATCTGAGAGCGATCGGCGATGTGGCCAGACACATTCTTGAACTTGGATTCAGAACGGTCAAGTTCTCAATAAATCCGTTCGTACCCAAACGCGGCACCGAGATGGGGGAACGCCAGATGCAGGATGAAAGAACTTTGAAAGAAAAGATGAAGATCATCTCCTCATCGTTACCCAAAGACGTGAAAGCCACGTTCGAGAGTCTGAAGCAGAGCAAGATCCAGTACATCATAAACAGCATGGGTGAAGACTGCGCCGAGGAGTTCTTAACACGCGTTCAGCAGTTCAGCGAGGGCAAAATCGACAAAATCGTGTTCGAAGTGGCAACTTTTTGA
- a CDS encoding ABC transporter substrate-binding protein → MKKIVVSLLILFAVLSFARTIKIGAVLPLSDITGRQAANAMKLAVKEVNEAGGVLGMQLELFIVDDEMKPEKGAAAIDRLATVEKVDFFVGGMSSSVHLAQIPILKKYQKITVWIGAASYRCEEAIGPDADWYFHLHPWDYLQGESYAHGWRAITEKYPQVKIEKIFLAYEEGAFGTSSFKSYQDEFELAKKGTGVWTGLMKDLKGASFKSAALGGGDYRAVLLQAKQYNPDLFIWAGYDADAIPILVQAKEIGFAPKLFVGAPPGWPADFGKNPLSHGVILYGMWAPALKDVSPVAKHFWDAYVKEFNEEPATYFAPLGYTNIMFLVEGIKKAGSLDREAIIKALREIEYDSPVGGVLKISPSRIIKNQGFRAQKILQWQNGVQHVIWPFEYQTAELIYPFPGWEGR, encoded by the coding sequence ATGAAAAAGATCGTGGTCTCACTGCTGATCCTCTTCGCAGTCTTGAGTTTTGCACGAACCATCAAAATCGGTGCCGTTCTGCCGCTATCCGACATAACGGGAAGGCAAGCCGCGAACGCTATGAAGCTGGCGGTGAAAGAAGTCAACGAGGCAGGCGGTGTGCTCGGCATGCAACTGGAACTGTTCATCGTCGACGATGAGATGAAGCCAGAGAAGGGAGCTGCTGCGATCGACAGGCTCGCCACGGTAGAAAAAGTCGATTTCTTCGTCGGAGGCATGTCCAGCAGCGTGCATCTCGCGCAGATACCCATACTGAAAAAGTACCAGAAGATAACAGTTTGGATAGGTGCCGCGTCCTACAGGTGCGAGGAAGCGATAGGGCCAGACGCAGATTGGTACTTTCATCTGCATCCATGGGATTATCTGCAGGGTGAAAGCTACGCGCACGGCTGGCGGGCGATCACAGAAAAGTATCCTCAAGTGAAGATCGAAAAGATCTTCCTGGCTTACGAAGAAGGCGCCTTCGGAACGAGCTCGTTCAAATCGTACCAGGACGAGTTCGAACTCGCGAAGAAGGGAACGGGAGTTTGGACCGGCTTGATGAAGGACCTCAAGGGTGCTTCCTTCAAGAGTGCGGCGCTCGGAGGAGGAGACTACAGGGCGGTCCTTCTTCAGGCGAAACAGTACAATCCTGACCTGTTCATCTGGGCCGGTTACGATGCCGACGCGATACCCATTCTCGTTCAGGCCAAAGAGATAGGTTTCGCGCCAAAACTGTTCGTCGGAGCGCCTCCGGGATGGCCGGCAGATTTTGGTAAGAACCCGCTCTCTCACGGTGTCATTCTGTACGGCATGTGGGCACCGGCTTTGAAAGATGTCAGTCCTGTCGCAAAACACTTCTGGGATGCGTACGTCAAGGAGTTCAACGAAGAACCGGCAACGTACTTCGCCCCGCTCGGATACACCAACATAATGTTCCTCGTCGAGGGCATCAAGAAAGCTGGTTCGCTCGACAGAGAAGCCATCATCAAAGCATTGAGGGAGATCGAGTACGATTCGCCGGTTGGAGGAGTCCTCAAGATCTCACCGAGCAGGATCATCAAGAACCAAGGTTTCAGGGCCCAGAAGATCTTGCAGTGGCAGAACGGCGTACAGCACGTGATCTGGCCTTTCGAGTATCAGACGGCGGAATTGATCTATCCTTTCCCTGGCTGGGAAGGTAGATAA
- a CDS encoding thioesterase family protein, translated as MKNLEQLLGTNRTVELTIDEALAWREDREMELLELASTSGLCAQIFHIGYDLIQPFLDETEVSVVIEANVRHLAPVKVGQTVAVGVKIIGIAENKIKLRGVVMKGETKILEIEFVRAVVSRNYLRRAALEKTT; from the coding sequence GTGAAAAACTTGGAACAGTTGCTCGGGACGAACAGAACAGTTGAGCTCACCATAGACGAAGCCCTGGCTTGGCGCGAGGACCGAGAGATGGAATTGCTCGAGCTCGCCAGCACGTCTGGACTCTGCGCCCAGATCTTCCACATCGGCTACGATTTGATACAACCGTTTCTGGATGAGACTGAAGTCTCGGTTGTGATCGAAGCGAACGTCAGGCATCTGGCTCCAGTGAAGGTTGGACAGACCGTCGCGGTGGGAGTAAAAATCATCGGAATAGCTGAGAACAAGATCAAACTCCGTGGGGTCGTGATGAAGGGTGAAACGAAGATTCTCGAGATCGAATTCGTGAGGGCAGTTGTATCGAGGAACTATCTCAGGAGGGCTGCCCTTGAGAAGACCACGTGA